The following nucleotide sequence is from Triticum dicoccoides isolate Atlit2015 ecotype Zavitan chromosome 7B, WEW_v2.0, whole genome shotgun sequence.
CGCACGCACCCTGCGTCCCTGGCCTTCCGTCGGTGCGCGTCTCGACTGTCGACTGTCCCGTGATCGCGTGGCGCCGCAATTAACCTAACCTGGCGCCCCGATACGCGATCTGACAAATCGGGATACGGAGCGCAGTGCATGCGCACATCGTGCCAACTGCCAAGTCTGCGACGCGCGATGCGATGGCTAGTCATCCTACGGCAACTGCGCACGGGCTCCGAACTGAATCTTTTTTGGCTTTTCTGGCCGTTGATCGCGTGGCGCAACTGCGACGAGTGACCCAAACCAACGGCTGCGATCGGAAGGGCGTGGCCTCGCTCGACAAGACCAGCCGGATGAACCGTGAAGTTCAACCGCTGCTCCAGCTCTTCTGACTTTGCCGTATTCTGATGGGTTTGGGGGGCATCGAGATCAGCTAAAATCCATTTCTTTTCTCTTATTCAAAGATACGTCAGCTCCAACTTGGGCAGGGGAGAGTTGGCGGGTAGTACGGGCGTAGCACACCGTTTTGCCAGGTCGGAACAAGATCAGCACGACGACGAAACGCTGCAAGATCCCGGCTGCTTTCCCTTTCCCTCCATGCATGCAGCTGAAATCTTTGACAACGGAACGGCTTCACCTTCGGAACACTCCTCGGTTCACCACGAGTTGATCATGGCAAGTAACGGATCCTGCTATGCGTCGAATGGAAGGGATAAGCTTAAGCTAGCTAGTAGCTACCCATCAATCATGCAAGTTATTAGAAGACCCAGGTCACGGAGATTAACCACATCTTGGCAGCCAAGTCTCCTCCCTTTCTTTCGCTTGCACCATGCAATGCAAGGATTCTTGTTTGCACCAAACAAAAACAACAGCTATTGGCTCGGCGATTTGGTCACCGTTAGGTGACACTGTATTTTGACCGCGAGAGCATGGTGCGCTTGGGCTGCCTAACGCGACGGACCTCTTTGGTACGCCTCGTCGGACCAGATCCAAAATATCTTTGGTGGTACGATGTCTAATCATGGCAACTAGCCAACTTGTTCAAAAAATATCTTAGGTGGTTCAGGCATTTCAGTGAAACCAATAACCGCAGACTGAATGTACAACTAGTCAATGAAGACACGATCGAAAATGCGGCAAGTTTTCTTTGGTGACAAAATATCTTAGGCGGTACGTTTTATGGGAGAACAGATGTTCTGCTAGTTGCTAGTTAACCACAGCAGACTGAAAGAGCTCTGCCTGGATCAGGCAGCCTGGGGCTTCTCCTCGGCTTTCTTTGGCTGCAAACAAGAACGGATAGCAAGAATTTCATCAAGAATTCACGGGAGCAAAAACTCGTACTACCAACGTACTGAACAATAGCAGGCCTGGTCAACTGGATGGAAAATTCAAGCATGCAATCCAAATTACCCACAGCACAGATATTTCAGTCCCAAACAGAAACCCGTTGTGGCGACCACCTTGCGATCCTACCAATTTCCGATCCACCACCGACAAGTGAGAttgggatgggatgctctcaacctACTTAAATGCGTGTACCAAAAACACCCCGATCTACCATGAATGACGTGGATATGCCAGAGAACACATCAATTCAGTGAAGTAGTTAATCTTGTACATATGTACACAGTATGTCTTTCTAAATCCATAGCAACACAGTGGGTTTCTTGGTAGTAGTACCATACAGAAAATTGTTTCCTACAATAATGGGTAAACCTGTATATAAAGAAAATAAATCTACCACGATGTCCAAGGTATCATTAGAGATTAAACAAAATTAGAATAACGTCCGCACTTTGAAACCCGTAATCTCTAGGAGCAACGTGGCTGCATATGACTTGCATATCTCAACTCGGCTCCTAAATTTTACTTCTAAAAAATGACTCTCCAGTCTCCAGCACATCGGTGGCGTACTATGGCCCAAGAGAAACAAATATGCTTCTCCAAACATGAAAATGGGCATGACAGCAACCAGAGACAAGTATGTGTAGTGAATTTCATTCGATCATaggaaaaaggaataaaaaggTTGAAAACAAGAAAACCGTTCTTTTTAAGGAAAATAACCTTTGGTGCGTGAAATACATCTGGCATTAACAGAATCAAATCCTGTGTTACTCTGAAGAATAAAGGGTTCGCGGGCAGAAAGAAATATAGGGTCATATACAACATACAGAAGTATGTATCTACTGTACACAGGTACAACATACAGAAGTATGTATCTACTGTACACAGGTATGTAACGGACAATTAGAAACTATATGATGTCCAAGAACTATCAGAGCGTGCAATGTGCAGTTCATTATTTGAGTACTTCGGTGCAAAAGTTGTGCCAAAAAGAAACGTGCGGTTGCGTCTAGTTTGGGTTTAAAATAGTTACATATCAGGTAACAGTACATACAGGTAGTAGAAAATAAATGTTACCCAGGAACTACTGGAGTGTGCAATGTGCAGTTGGTTATCTGAGTATTTCAGTGGAAATCTTGTGGGCAAGAGAACCATATGGAAGGTCAATCCAATTATTAGTAAACTTTCTTTAAGCATAGGCGCGCAAGTATTCGTTACATATAGCAATGTCTTCTTCTACTATTGACAGTTTCTAAACTATTTAAAAATAACTTTAAAAGAAAGTTATTAAGTAATGACAACTGAAACTATGTTCAGGTTCTACTGCTGCAGATTGGAAATTCTTTAGAAACTAAAATTTATCTGCATGAAGGAACACAAAGCAATCTTTGTTATTTAATTAAATGAACTTGTTCCTAAAAGAGTAAGAAGCCTATGTAGAAGGTTGGCTGAGGAGGCGTCCAAAATGGCCACTCAAATATGCTTGTTCAATTTATATCTTCGACAGAACAGACAGGGACTGCCTACTGCATTAATAAAAAAAGGACATGTTTATGGTCTTATTATAAAGGTACTGAGCCGATGCAGtatcaacaacaaagcctttagtcccaaacaagttggggtaggctagagccgATGCAGTATTCTCGAACGAAAATAGTTAAAGGCTAGTGATGTACATTAAGCATTTCTTCCCTACAAGGACGCTGGCATACATTTCTGATGGAGTGAAACATCAGCAAGTCTAGAAAAATCATGGAAGGATGACCAATGGAGTAGAAATTAAACCCTGAGAGAGCTCAAATAAACAGTAGATTAAACCAACTACTCCCAaaatacttgtcgtggttttagttcatatttgaactaaaaccacaacaagtattttggaacggagggagtaacaaataGGTGAACAAAACAAGAAAAGAAGTCAAAATGATGTATAGGAGTTTGCTTGACTGCCCCTATGGACAACTAAGACTAAAGGTACTGCTAAGATCACTAGACATCTTTCGAAATTAAGAAGATCTTTTTAATAACTTATACTGCAGCCAGCTAAAAAAAGGATGATGCCCTAAAATGCATGCGGCCAAACCATATCAATGCTGGTCAGAGAGATCTAATAATATGCAATCAAATTTAATGGTCAACATGACATCTTATTTACTTTACAATTCAAAACCCATTTTTTTACTTCCAGTGTTATGAATGACTACAAAAGTGTATGGATGTTCCACGAGCAGCGTTAAATGCAGAGTACCAGCCTACAGGCTGGCAGTAGTGATTGTGATTCCCCTTATCAAACTGGATTATAAATTCCTAAACCAGTTGTgatcctaagagcatctccaacagcttcCTTTTCCTCAATAAAATCCTGGTATTGCAGTAGTTGGGCCAAAAAAACTGCTCCAAAAGCTCCCCTATCCCCAATAATTATTTTGTGAGCACCAAAAAACAGTCCACCTTCCCCTAAATAGAGGGAGACTTGGTCCTCTCCCAATATCATGCCCAATACACGCCACGTCAGTGacagctgccgccgcctccaccgccgccgaccgcTGCCACCACCAATCGCCGGTGAGCGTCGCTACCACCCGCTGCGGCACCACCTGCCGCCCACAGCCAACAACAGCCGTGCCATTGCCATCATCCGTCGTGCCACCACCAAGTGGCGGCTGTAGGTCAGATTGGGTATTGGAGATGGGGTTATTGGGGATCTGCTGGAGCGCCCATCCCCAATAACCAGAAAAGTGTCATCAGGAAGCCCCAATAAGTGCTTATTGGGGGAGTTTTTTTGGTGAGCTGTGGGAGATGCTCTAACTCCCTTTTATAAATGTCAAATGATATTTATCAAGTTGCACACAAATGATACACGTTGACACAGTACACAAGAAATTGAACTTTATGCAGAAACTAGAAAGGATCATGCATTCAAATGTCATTTTCAATGGTTTCACCCAGTACACATGCACGGAGTCAATCATGGTGAAATAATTCATGGCCACGAAATGTAAGTATGCATACACATTATGACATGAACAGTAATTACAGACAAGTCATATAATTACCCAacatctatactactccctccgttaccAAATATATGAACTGCTTAAACGTCATATATTTGGTAACAGAGAGAGTACTATATAGTGTACCGATATCGAAGCAACTGGGCCATTGGATCATTTTAAATCATAGCTCAAATTCAATGGATTTGAATACCAGAGTGTGTGCCAATATATAAGCATCAGACAAAAAACCCTAATGGTCTAAATCGCCGGGATTCGCGATCGGGTACACCATCTAGCTTCTTCTGCGCTCATCAGTTGCGATATTGCTACATTGCTTCTTTTTTTTTAGataagggtttagggtttagggttagggTATATTATCTATTTATCTTTTGAGATAATATACCCTTATCTAATGTTTGACATGCTTTTGCATGTACGGATTACTAGTGCAAAATGTTGGGAAAATAGTATACACAATGTTAGCAATATTTGACAAAAAGAAAGGACAGGAAATGAGGTTAGATCAAACCCGACAGTAGCAATGCAACTGAAATTAAGCATCAAGCAAAATAAGACAAACATGCACAACACAGGTGATATATGTTAAACATGGTACAGGGCTACAGGCAAACAACAGCACAGACTACATCGTTATTAAGCCACCTATTTTTTGCAATGATCCTACTTATTCCATTCTACATGTGGATAATAGCATAACACTCAGGTGTGCCTGAGATGTCTGATAAAGCGATCCATTACCAAAGAGGTTCCATGACCACCTACAGAAGTTGAATGAGCGACAATGTACACAGCAAATATCTGAATTCGACGAGAGATTTCAGCGCAAAGTAGTGAGATACGCCCACGCACGTAAGGTGTTCGACAGAAGTGAAGACGACGAAACAGAGCAGAAGAGGCACCTTGATACCGGGGAATGAcatgccgagctcctcctcgggGATGACGACGGGCCACTTCTCCCCGGCCTCGCGGAAGAGCTGCTCGGTCTCGAGGAGGCGGCCGCGGGCGAGGATCTGCTCGCGCATGCCCTGCGCGGTGGCGCCGTCGGCGGCGACGAAGGCCTCCTCGGCGCCGTTGAGGTAGGTGACGAGGACGCgcgggggcggctgggccttggggtcGTCGGCCGCGGCCGGGGAGGGCAGGCGCCGCAGCTCGACGGAGCAGGTGGGGTTTGAGTCCTTGGCCTTGCGGCCGTTGCACTGCGCGAGGAGCTCCACGGCCGCCGCCTTGCGCGGGTCCAGAGGGTTGTACTCCACCACCACCCTGGACAGGAACTTGAGCATCTCCTCCGGCCGCCGCTTCCCCCGCTCGTTCGCCGGCTTCGATCCGCTTCCGGTGGACAGGCCGCGAAGGGATCCTCTGGAGACGGTTATGAGCAGGGGTAACGGGGCCGGCAGCGTATGGGGGAGGCGGATGGGAGAGCGGCGGTGGAGGGCGACGGCGAGGAACCAGTGCGGTGGCGCTCGATGGGACGTtaacggagagggggcggcgccgttTTTTTTTTCCTGCAGAGAGCAGATCTCGAGAAGCTCGTCAAACTGCGCAAGGTAGGTGGGCTTTGCTCCGGCTGTTTCTTCCAACTGAAAAATGAAGGGCCTGGGCTTCGGCTAATATGAACTGGGCCATAGCCCGCTAATATGATGAGAAGCTTACAGCAGGAGACCAGCGAGCTTTACCTCAAAAAACAATTACTCAAAAAAAAAACCTCAAAAAACAAAGTAGCAGATTCTTAAAAAAAAAGATCCCCTAAAAAAAAGTAgcaccagggagcgagatatatcATGACACAAAAATTTCAAATGTACACTTAATTCACAACTTGATAGAAAAAAATCAAATGTACACTTAATTCACAACTTGATAAAAAAATTCAAATGTACACTTATATCACAACTTGATAAGTTGGGTACTACTTGATTCTAATATCAGAGTGAACTGTATTCTTTTGTATTTTATATATTCACATTCGTATTTGTGGTTGATGGGAGTATTTCACATTCTTATTTCCTCTTGCCACCAAAGGAACACGTTCAGTTTCGTCAGACTCAGCCTCATGCTCTGTTTGAACACTTTCAGTTTCGTCAGTCTTTTCTGCCTGCAAGACTGTCACATCGTGACAAGTATCAACCACTGTGACACCGTGATCAGAAGCTTCTCAACGGCTTGATAAATGCTAAGAGTAAAAATTCCTTGTATTACACAAGCAAAAGACTTTGATCATGAAGAGAATTAGTACTGTACTGAAGAAGCAA
It contains:
- the LOC119341706 gene encoding uncharacterized protein LOC119341706, with the protein product MLKFLSRVVVEYNPLDPRKAAAVELLAQCNGRKAKDSNPTCSVELRRLPSPAAADDPKAQPPPRVLVTYLNGAEEAFVAADGATAQGMREQILARGRLLETEQLFREAGEKWPVVIPEEELGMSFPGIKPKKAEEKPQAA